A single window of Sphaerodactylus townsendi isolate TG3544 linkage group LG03, MPM_Stown_v2.3, whole genome shotgun sequence DNA harbors:
- the LOC125430249 gene encoding retinol dehydrogenase 16-like, producing MWLFLAVFLGLYFFRRWYRERQTIENLRKKYVFITGCDSGFGSLLAKELDLKGMRVLAGCLTQKGAEELEKATSDRLKTTLLDVTSTESVAEAAEWVKGCVGDQGLWGLVNNAGIAMPMTPNEWLTKEDFEKIINVNLLGVIDVTLHMLPLVRKARGRVVNISSVLGRVAFFGGGYCPAKFGVEAFADSLRRELQPFGVQVSIVEPSGFNTCVFSTVEENMQNVWSQLSSNIKESYGQEYFVKYCRRFQDMLKGFSSNLYMVTDCLEHALLSCHPRTRYSVGWDTKLFYIPLSYLPTSIADYLLSSLKPEPAQAM from the exons ATGTGGTTATTCTTGGCTGTATTTCTGGGCCTCTACTTCTTTCGTCGGTGGTACCGAGAGAGACAGACCATAGAGAACCTGAGAAAGAAGTACGTCTTCATCACCGGCTGTGACTCTGGATTTGGAAGCCTGCTTGCCAAGGAGCTGGATCTGAAGGGCATGAGGGTCTTAGCAGGATGTCTCACCCAGAAGGGGGCTGAGGAGCTGGAGAAGGCCACATCTGATCGCTTGAAGACCACCCTCCTGGATGTGACCAGCACAGAGAGTGTCGCTGAGGCTGCTGAGTGGGTGAAAGGATGCGTGGGGGACCAAG ggctctgggGCTTGGTAAACAATGCTGGTATTGCTATGCCAATGACCCCCAATGAATGGCTTACTAAGGAGGACTTCGAAAAGATCATAAATGTGAACCTGCTTGGGGTGATTGATGTGACACTGCACATGCTGCCCTTGGTGAGAAAAGCCAGAGGGAGGGTAGTCAACATTTCCAGTGTGTTGGGGAGAGTGGCCTTTTTTGGAGGAGGTTATTGCccagccaagtttggtgtggAAGCTTTCGCTGACAGCCTCAG GCGGGAACTCCAGCCTTTTGGAGTCCAAGTCAGCATTGTTGAGCCTAGCGGCTTCAATACGTGTGTTTTCAGCACGGTAGAAGAAAACATGCAGAATGTGTGGAGTCAGCTTTCTTCTAACATCAAAGAATCCTACGGACAGGAGTACTTTGTGAAAT ATTGCAGAAGATTTCAAGATATGTTAAAGGGATTCAGCTCTAACCTCTACATGGTCACTGACTGCTTAGAGCATGCTCTGCTCTCCTGCCACCCCCGCACGCGCTACTCTGTCGGCTGGGATACGAAGCTCTTCTACATTCCTCTCTCTTACTTACCCACCTCAATAGCAGACTATCTGCTAAGCAGTTTGAAGCCTGAACCAGCACAGGCAATGTAG